The nucleotide window AGTCCATCCCAGAGtctaaaattaagaaatattttacctAAAGTTAATGTACAATACAGGGATaaagagaaaatagaaaataaaagtattgaaataaaattagaagCTGAAAAAGATGACGGTTCTTATGAACAAGTGCAGAGTCCTCGTATTCAATGTACACCTTTATTGCCAATTCATAAAGACTTTATggtattgtatataatatttatttgttgaaaatatattttagggAAAAAGATTGcctgtaattatatatatttataatattttattaacagtgTGAAAAACAAAATGACACGTGGCATGACTCATATCAACAACACCTAACAGAATATTCACCAGAATTAACGCAAAATATGGATCACTCGgcaaaatttttcaaagaatcaATTATAGgtaataagaataaattaaatatccaTGGTAATGTGAAAAATGGAACTGGTGGTaagaataaagtttataaaaaaaatgagaagaaagaaaaaatagcTTTTTCCACATTATCAAGCAAAAAGAATTCTGTGTCTAAAATAGAtgatattgtttcattaaaattaaaaaaaagaagaagaaaattacacAATGCTAATTCAAAAAGTACTGTTGCTACAAATTGCACTGGAAGAAAAGATCtgaagaaacgaaaacaaaaaggTATGTGttacaaatattgtataaattaattatatattacttattatatacCTTCAGGTGTTATTAATACTCGTCATACATCAAAGTATCCTCAGGCCTCTAATGAAGTGGTTGAGATTTATCATAATTCAGCATTAAAGGATGGTAGTACTTCTCTCAGTTTTATTAACTACTCCAAACTTGATTCTCATACGAACTATAGTAACAAATTATCCTTAGGTGcaaataaacaacaaaatattcatCCGAAAACAAAATGTGATGATACTAATTATCAATGTAACTATAATACTGATAAAGGCAATGGATCAAATAGTCCTTTGAAACAATGTCAGTCCAAACAGAAAATTGAGTAAGTTTTTATAGCAATAAGTagaagtataattaaatatgactTATATCTTCAATTGCAGAGAAAAGGGAACAAACTTTCATAACCAGAATTGTGTATTGGAGTTTCCAACTGCTCCAGTGCATGcaatgaaaaaatgtaattctCATCAGTGTCAGCAGTCAATTCTGCCAGCATCATACTGTAATCCTATGATTACTCATAGTTATGAAATGCCAACATTGGCTTCAAAATTGAAAAGAGTAAATCGTACATACTTTAGTAGATTCACTATTAAAAACATACCATTTGTAGTGGGTACTTCAGTGACACCAAGCCACAATTTAGGTTTAAATATACAGCAAGTACGTTGGCtaatgtaaaaatgttaaaaaaagaaCGAGTATCAtacattctttttattcaaAAGGTTTTAAGTATAATGAAAACAAGACAATCTACACTAAATGGGATTACTCCTCTCCTCATTCGTAAACTTAGTAGAGGTATGAAGCCTGTATCTCCTTTTACGGATCAAATGAATGATCAGTATACTAAGTTACCTCCAATGAATTCTCGACTAATTAATACATTTGTACACAAAGCAAATTCGTTTCTAAATGAAccctttaatttatttgaaaatgaaagtgTATCTTTAACTTATGGTgctaaaacattaaataatttcaatctaaACGTGAATTTAACGAATATGGAAGAAACAGCCATTAATGGAAAAATTGAACACGAGAGTTTCCTGAAAAaggtttatataaaaaataaatatacaataaacatattttattttgatatataaAAGTGGGATGCTTTCAGGATACTCAATCAGAGAATCAATTGAATGCAGAACAAGTATTGCACAACACAGACAATGCAAaagtattaaaagtattttcatcTCAGCAAAATGTAAAGACGCAAATGAAAATTCAGAATACTCATCAAATACAGTCAATGACGTGTAGAGTAAgtacataaaaaaaaaattaataaatgattaaaaattttaatataagaaaattataggaAAATCAAAATTCCAATGGAATAAGGGAAGTCCTTATCAATCTGCATGATCAGTTTGAAGAAATGAATACGTGAGTTGTATTTATCAATGTTAAAATccacaaatttatataaactaacaTATTTATCATCGATTTTAGAAAATACGAGAAGTTACAAATAGAATTAGAGAAGAGTGATGACAAAAAATTGAAGGGAGAAGTATCACAACTCGAAAAGGAATTAAGCATAAAGGAGGATGAGATAAACGccgttattaatttatataaagaggtagaaagattttatataatcatagttgatatatatttaaaaaatgtgtactATTTATTATCAGGTAATGGCATTAAAACAACAAATGAGACTGCTACAGGAAAAGAATAGTTACGTTTGCATATCAAGTGATGTTCCAATAGGACTGAGCAACCCTCATTCTCCCATACCTTTTACATTAACTAAATCTAATGGAACAATTCTTCAACAAAAACATCCTAGAAAAGGAAGTACCATTATTACAACCAGAGAACCTACCTCCCTTCGATTAGCTGGACTCTTAAGGCaaattcaaacatttcaaaaacaATTGAGACTATCCTCGTGATAACAATACATGAAATTCTCTAGGTGAGTTTCATTCATCAATAACTATActttttgtatgaaaattatcGATCttttatgtgtatgtatatatatatatatatatatatatatatatatacatacataatgaATCCATAATAAATCCAGGACACTGCTCTATTCtttacattgaaataattacaaaacaacataAATAAGTGACACTGCTGATTAATATTCGTCATAAGCACGGACCCGATATCTAGTAGAAActcattattacaaatatacagtgtacagtaaataaaatttataacacgTTCTCCTGAACAAATAATCAAGTTTCTCAAGCGCATTTCTCACACACTCGTATCATTAAAAAAGGatggaatttaaatgaaatatatcagGATTGCTTATTATAGTGAGGAAAATATTTGTAGTGGTTCGTATTCTCCTTTTATTCGATTCTGCGTGCTATCTCTTATAACGTATAATATTGATTTGTATATGCATATGGtcttatgtatttatgtatgcaACTGCTTGTATCTATACATaccgtgtatatgtatatacataatcaCACGTTTACGAACTTGAAGgataattaacactttcgctaaTTATAATTCATCCCTTGTCTTTTACCGTCAGTTTTTATGCGCCTATGTCTAATACATGATCGAACAGAAAACTTACCGttaacatattaatttttatcgttcGGTGTCAGCACTAATCTCgtgaaaaatttgttatttgaaCCGTTGTCGCGAAACGTGTCGTTCGTTTCGTTTAATCAGAATTCTGTCTGTATATCCGTGTCGACTAATATTGTCAACGCAACACGAAACCCGATTATTTCTCACAAGCAACTGCACAGATCCGTTTCATTCTTTTCTCGCCGCGGATCATTTTCGCACCCGCGAAAAAGAGAGACCTCGTCTCCTACAAGCTAGAAAAATCTCCTCCACACGACGTTAATACAAAATGTAGTCTTATTTCTAAGACGTTACTCTCTTCCTTGTTCTACTTGTAATGATCACTGCCCGTACACACGAAatctatcaaaataaaatatttctgtgatatcgaatataaaataaatttctttctgcACCGATCGGTTCGGAACACGAGTCGCTGTGATAATCACTGGAAATCGCGGAGACGGGAAATTTT belongs to Nomia melanderi isolate GNS246 chromosome 12, iyNomMela1, whole genome shotgun sequence and includes:
- the LOC116430798 gene encoding uncharacterized protein LOC116430798 — encoded protein: MDDNKTKKGFPVQGMEEWLYQTNIKCHSLKSHMDYMKLACHNIQQEILKPKNTFDVPSYHNPKIKLSDTDESVTSRQMNCNDSLEKSSNATYVSINDNGNLENYSPSQSLKLRNILPKVNVQYRDKEKIENKSIEIKLEAEKDDGSYEQVQSPRIQCTPLLPIHKDFMCEKQNDTWHDSYQQHLTEYSPELTQNMDHSAKFFKESIIGNKNKLNIHGNVKNGTGGKNKVYKKNEKKEKIAFSTLSSKKNSVSKIDDIVSLKLKKRRRKLHNANSKSTVATNCTGRKDLKKRKQKGVINTRHTSKYPQASNEVVEIYHNSALKDGSTSLSFINYSKLDSHTNYSNKLSLGANKQQNIHPKTKCDDTNYQCNYNTDKGNGSNSPLKQCQSKQKIEEKGTNFHNQNCVLEFPTAPVHAMKKCNSHQCQQSILPASYCNPMITHSYEMPTLASKLKRVNRTYFSRFTIKNIPFVVGTSVTPSHNLGLNIQQVLSIMKTRQSTLNGITPLLIRKLSRGMKPVSPFTDQMNDQYTKLPPMNSRLINTFVHKANSFLNEPFNLFENESVSLTYGAKTLNNFNLNVNLTNMEETAINGKIEHESFLKKDTQSENQLNAEQVLHNTDNAKVLKVFSSQQNVKTQMKIQNTHQIQSMTCRENQNSNGIREVLINLHDQFEEMNTKYEKLQIELEKSDDKKLKGEVSQLEKELSIKEDEINAVINLYKEVMALKQQMRLLQEKNSYVCISSDVPIGLSNPHSPIPFTLTKSNGTILQQKHPRKGSTIITTREPTSLRLAGLLRQIQTFQKQLRLSS